In Candidatus Nitrosarchaeum limnium SFB1, the following proteins share a genomic window:
- a CDS encoding hypothetical protein (hypothetical protein Nmar_0373) encodes MIMFGKKPTLKEGVHIFSTKKNGEFYDFIFGVVTGVDGRKLGINGVIVNPVGLKNKIAQGKTGSRSSEILEHPTPDNVVLALVYRVEHENFAEVIDLDKDKCDILPPKVYAMLDGWIRESLPELINNVLSLPPGNERDEAKRVLKHRMETLVDKNLKRTLYSVCRSLKILN; translated from the coding sequence ATGATCATGTTTGGGAAAAAACCTACCCTAAAGGAAGGAGTACATATATTTTCAACAAAGAAAAATGGCGAATTCTATGACTTTATCTTTGGAGTAGTAACAGGAGTAGACGGAAGAAAACTTGGTATCAACGGAGTAATTGTAAATCCAGTTGGTCTGAAAAACAAGATTGCTCAAGGTAAAACCGGTTCAAGGTCTTCTGAAATTCTTGAACATCCAACACCTGATAATGTTGTCTTGGCTCTAGTTTACAGAGTTGAACATGAGAACTTTGCCGAAGTAATAGATCTGGATAAGGACAAGTGTGATATTTTACCACCAAAAGTATATGCGATGCTTGATGGTTGGATTCGAGAATCTCTTCCAGAATTAATCAATAATGTATTGTCATTGCCACCAGGTAATGAACGAGATGAAGCAAAACGCGTTTTAAAACATAGAATGGAAACTCTAGTTGATAAGAATCTAAAAAGAACACTTTATTCTGTTTGCCGAAGTCTGAAAATTTTAAACTAG
- a CDS encoding ribosomal protein L11, whose protein sequence is MVEAQKVSSLVTGGAASAGPPLGPALGPLGVNIMEIIKAINDKTKDFEGMKVPVTVSVFPDTKKWEIEIGIPSAAALLLKEAGVQKGTGTPGTAWVGDITIDSVVKVAKTKLEKSYASSLKSVAKTIVGTCLSLGIKVEGKTPKEITAEINEGKWDSKLN, encoded by the coding sequence ATGGTTGAAGCACAAAAAGTATCATCACTTGTAACAGGAGGAGCTGCATCAGCAGGTCCACCACTAGGTCCAGCTTTGGGTCCTTTGGGAGTTAACATTATGGAGATTATCAAAGCCATCAATGATAAAACAAAAGACTTTGAGGGTATGAAAGTACCAGTAACAGTTTCTGTATTTCCTGATACCAAAAAATGGGAAATTGAAATCGGAATTCCATCAGCAGCTGCATTATTACTAAAAGAAGCAGGTGTACAAAAAGGAACAGGCACTCCAGGAACGGCTTGGGTAGGAGACATTACAATTGATTCCGTAGTAAAGGTTGCAAAGACAAAATTAGAAAAATCTTATGCATCTTCATTAAAATCTGTTGCAAAAACAATAGTTGGAACATGTCTATCACTTGGAATCAAAGTAGAAGGAAAAACACCAAAAGAAATCACTGCCGAAATTAATGAAGGCAAGTGGGATTCAAAACTAAACTAA
- a CDS encoding 50S ribosomal protein L19e, with protein sequence MVVNLRAKKKLVARVTGVGVHRVRLDSDHLDDVADAITRENIRSLITAKKITIKPIVGTSKGRAQTKKAQKNKRGTTQGSKKGRKGARVGKKDVYVSKIRSLRRLLKIAKDRKELTNPEFWALYKKVGGNTVRNKAHLRLLMEESITKRKS encoded by the coding sequence TTGGTAGTAAATCTTAGAGCCAAAAAGAAGTTGGTAGCTAGAGTTACCGGTGTTGGAGTTCACAGAGTAAGATTAGATTCTGATCATCTGGATGACGTAGCTGATGCAATTACAAGAGAAAACATTCGCAGTCTAATTACAGCAAAAAAAATTACAATCAAACCAATTGTCGGAACTTCTAAAGGAAGAGCACAGACTAAAAAAGCTCAGAAAAACAAGAGAGGGACAACTCAAGGTTCTAAAAAAGGAAGAAAAGGTGCAAGAGTAGGAAAGAAAGACGTCTATGTTAGCAAGATCCGTTCTTTGAGAAGATTGCTAAAAATCGCCAAAGACAGAAAAGAACTGACAAATCCAGAATTCTGGGCTTTATACAAAAAGGTAGGCGGAAACACAGTAAGAAACAAGGCACACTTGAGATTACTAATGGAAGAAAGTATCACCAAAAGAAAAAGTTAG
- a CDS encoding 50S ribosomal protein L12P, protein MEYVYAALLLHKLQKEVNEANISSVVKASGAAVNDAQVKALVAALADVNIEEAIKAAPVAVAAAGPAAAAPEAKKEAPVDHSKTEEAAMEGLSSLFG, encoded by the coding sequence ATGGAATACGTTTATGCTGCTTTACTTCTTCACAAGCTACAAAAAGAAGTTAACGAGGCAAATATCAGCTCAGTTGTAAAAGCATCTGGCGCTGCAGTAAATGATGCTCAAGTTAAAGCATTAGTTGCAGCCTTGGCTGATGTTAACATCGAAGAAGCAATCAAAGCCGCTCCAGTCGCAGTAGCAGCAGCCGGTCCGGCAGCCGCAGCACCTGAAGCAAAGAAAGAAGCACCAGTTGATCATAGTAAAACAGAAGAAGCCGCAATGGAAGGATTATCTTCTCTCTTTGGTTAA
- a CDS encoding methyltransferase type 11 — MHEFSLDFLRCIRCGSKLELDIFKEGIEIEEGFLQCMKCSMFFPIIKKIPIIWDDFSKYVSERIELGGKLFHFACEQKMKKFIKDSLINSKRQTIDRTTLEERWSRIYQSSQKSKFYSIIKNELNPYAKSKFVLEYGCSIGTISNYLANYNELVFGIDRSFSAISTAKKSQKENLDYFVADLMSDVFGKIKFDLILALNILELVEPQELLEHISKQIVHGTLVISDPYDFDRGKNSIKKPLDDITLRFSLNSLGFNITNKTKKPSYLTWNLKINPRSTLNYKVDFVIAKK; from the coding sequence ATGCATGAATTTAGTCTAGATTTTTTGAGATGTATACGGTGTGGTTCTAAATTAGAACTTGATATATTTAAAGAAGGGATAGAGATTGAGGAAGGGTTTCTACAATGTATGAAATGCTCCATGTTTTTCCCCATCATAAAGAAAATTCCAATCATTTGGGATGATTTTTCAAAATATGTTTCTGAACGTATTGAACTTGGTGGTAAATTATTTCATTTTGCATGTGAACAAAAAATGAAAAAATTTATCAAAGATTCTTTAATTAATTCTAAAAGACAAACAATTGACCGAACAACTCTTGAAGAACGATGGAGCAGGATCTATCAAAGTAGTCAAAAATCAAAATTCTATTCAATAATTAAAAATGAATTAAATCCGTATGCTAAATCAAAATTTGTCCTAGAGTACGGTTGTTCTATTGGAACGATTTCTAATTATCTTGCAAATTATAATGAATTAGTATTTGGAATTGATAGATCATTTTCTGCTATCAGTACTGCAAAAAAATCACAAAAAGAAAATTTAGATTATTTTGTGGCTGACTTAATGTCTGATGTTTTTGGAAAAATTAAATTTGATCTAATTCTAGCATTAAATATTTTGGAATTGGTAGAACCGCAAGAACTCCTTGAACATATTTCAAAACAAATCGTTCATGGTACATTAGTAATATCTGATCCATATGATTTTGATAGAGGAAAAAATTCTATCAAAAAACCTCTTGATGATATAACATTAAGGTTTAGTCTTAATAGTTTGGGATTTAATATTACAAATAAAACAAAAAAACCCTCTTATTTGACATGGAATCTAAAGATTAATCCGCGTTCTACCCTCAACTATAAAGTAGATTTTGTAATTGCAAAAAAATGA
- a CDS encoding ribosomal protein L32e, which produces MTINKEKLALREEIKGKNPDFVRPESWRYVRLETNWRKPKGVDHHQRKLKGGRGRPGLVKVGYGGPKIAKGLHPSGFTDNLVYTLNDLEKLNPKTDGVRFGHSVGTKKRKEIMAKALENKFKIFNARVRTIGSKS; this is translated from the coding sequence ATGACGATCAACAAGGAAAAGTTAGCTTTAAGAGAAGAGATCAAAGGAAAGAATCCAGATTTCGTAAGACCAGAAAGTTGGCGTTATGTTAGATTAGAAACAAATTGGAGAAAACCAAAAGGAGTTGATCATCATCAAAGAAAACTTAAAGGTGGTAGAGGTCGTCCAGGACTTGTCAAAGTCGGTTATGGTGGACCAAAAATTGCAAAGGGATTACATCCTTCAGGATTTACAGATAATTTAGTTTACACATTAAATGATTTAGAAAAATTAAATCCAAAAACAGATGGAGTTAGATTTGGCCACAGTGTCGGCACTAAAAAAAGAAAAGAGATCATGGCAAAGGCTTTAGAAAACAAATTCAAAATTTTCAACGCAAGAGTGAGAACAATTGGTAGTAAATCTTAG
- a CDS encoding ribosomal protein L1, with translation MITEAKIAEMIQKAKEGTKQRKFKQSVELIMVFKDIDVKKGFALNEVVQLPKTSSPATVCIMATGDMGQKAKEAKADAVVGSAELDKFAADKRTSRKFINKYDFFLADTQIMPVVGKVLGQLLGPRGKMPTPVPFNASIEAFLTRFRSSIKVRARATLAMSCKIGDESMDNADLAINAHAVISAVEKKLPNGEKNLKRIIIKTTMGKPVKQIEEVKKKHA, from the coding sequence ATGATCACAGAGGCAAAAATCGCGGAAATGATTCAGAAAGCCAAAGAAGGCACTAAACAGAGAAAATTCAAGCAATCTGTGGAATTAATTATGGTATTCAAAGATATTGATGTAAAAAAGGGCTTTGCACTAAACGAAGTAGTTCAACTCCCAAAAACTAGTTCACCTGCAACAGTATGTATTATGGCAACTGGAGACATGGGTCAAAAAGCAAAAGAGGCTAAAGCAGATGCAGTTGTAGGGTCTGCGGAACTAGACAAATTTGCAGCAGATAAAAGAACATCTAGAAAATTTATTAACAAATATGATTTCTTTTTGGCAGATACTCAAATCATGCCAGTAGTTGGTAAAGTATTGGGTCAACTTTTAGGTCCAAGAGGAAAAATGCCAACGCCAGTCCCATTTAACGCATCAATTGAAGCATTCCTAACAAGATTTAGATCATCTATCAAAGTTAGAGCAAGAGCAACATTGGCAATGTCATGTAAAATTGGAGACGAGTCAATGGATAATGCAGATTTAGCAATTAATGCACATGCAGTGATTAGTGCAGTAGAGAAAAAATTACCAAACGGAGAAAAGAATCTCAAAAGAATAATCATCAAAACTACAATGGGTAAACCAGTAAAACAAATCGAAGAGGTCAAGAAGAAGCATGCATGA
- a CDS encoding hypothetical protein (hypothetical protein CENSYa_0342), with amino-acid sequence MNPKQTLKNMANTMKMAKKPDRDEYTQHLRLVLLGIAGVGAIGFTIQFVFSVITFGR; translated from the coding sequence ATGAACCCGAAGCAGACTTTGAAAAACATGGCCAATACAATGAAGATGGCAAAAAAGCCAGATCGTGATGAGTATACACAGCACCTAAGATTAGTATTATTAGGAATTGCGGGTGTTGGTGCAATTGGTTTTACAATTCAGTTTGTCTTCTCAGTAATTACGTTTGGTAGATAA
- a CDS encoding methylated-DNA--protein-cysteine methyltransferase has product MNLDKKIYKKLLEVPKGKITTYGELAKAVGMKNGQRAVGKIMNKNPFPVIIPCHRVVKSDGQVGGYAYGEEIKSSMLTQEGIQIKNGKILDLENRIYRF; this is encoded by the coding sequence TTGAATCTTGATAAAAAAATTTACAAAAAATTACTGGAGGTACCAAAAGGAAAGATCACTACATATGGCGAACTTGCAAAAGCAGTTGGAATGAAAAATGGACAGAGAGCAGTTGGAAAAATTATGAACAAAAATCCATTCCCTGTAATCATTCCCTGTCATCGAGTTGTAAAGTCAGATGGACAAGTTGGTGGATATGCATATGGTGAAGAAATTAAATCAAGTATGCTAACTCAAGAAGGAATTCAGATAAAGAATGGAAAAATTTTAGACTTGGAAAATAGGATTTATAGATTCTAA
- a CDS encoding phosphoenolpyruvate carboxykinase, protein MDVDELVKLAVERKEGVVNSTGSLSVNTGKYTGRSPDDRFIVLDDKTRNTIDWGKVNHQFPSDKFEKLLEKMKRFVENKDLFVFDGFVGADKDTRLPIRVINDHVWQSLFGRNLFIRPTAKELEEHTPEFTVMCINNFEAIPAEDGTGSNVFIIIDLTRKIVLIGGTQYAGEMKKSMFSVMNFLLPEKGVFPMHCSANIGKNGDTSLFFGLSGTGKTTLSADPNRNLIGDDEHGWSDNGTFNFEGGCYAKCINLSQEAEPEIWNAIRPGAVLENVVLNNGVPDYDDNTLTENTRVAYPLEFIPGAVIPSVGGHPKVIVFLTADALGVLPPISRLTKEGAMYHFMSGYTSKLAGTERGIKEPKSVFSECFGAPFMPRPAAVYAKLLGEKITQHNTVVYLVNTGWSGGPYGVGKRIKIKYSRAMVTAALTGKLDNVNYNHDHLFNLDIPTEVPDVPPEILDPKNTWEDKELYNSSARKLSEMFVENFKKFKNVAPEIQNAGPKL, encoded by the coding sequence TTGGATGTGGATGAACTAGTAAAACTTGCAGTTGAAAGAAAAGAAGGAGTTGTAAATTCAACTGGCTCACTTTCTGTAAACACTGGAAAATATACCGGACGATCCCCTGATGATAGATTCATTGTTTTAGATGATAAAACTAGAAACACAATTGATTGGGGTAAGGTAAATCACCAATTTCCATCTGACAAATTTGAGAAATTACTTGAAAAGATGAAACGCTTTGTTGAGAACAAAGATCTTTTTGTGTTTGATGGATTTGTAGGAGCTGACAAAGATACTCGTTTGCCAATTAGAGTCATAAATGATCATGTATGGCAAAGTCTTTTTGGAAGAAATTTGTTTATTCGTCCTACCGCAAAAGAGCTTGAAGAACATACTCCTGAATTTACTGTAATGTGTATCAATAACTTTGAAGCGATTCCAGCTGAAGACGGTACTGGATCTAATGTTTTCATAATAATTGATTTGACAAGAAAAATTGTTTTGATTGGAGGAACACAATATGCCGGAGAGATGAAAAAATCAATGTTTAGTGTGATGAATTTCCTCTTACCTGAAAAGGGAGTATTCCCAATGCACTGCTCTGCAAACATTGGAAAAAACGGTGATACCTCTTTGTTTTTTGGACTGTCTGGAACTGGCAAGACAACTCTCTCGGCTGATCCTAATCGTAACCTAATCGGTGATGATGAACATGGGTGGTCTGATAATGGGACATTTAATTTCGAAGGCGGTTGTTATGCAAAATGTATTAATCTAAGTCAAGAAGCAGAACCAGAAATCTGGAATGCGATTAGACCTGGTGCAGTTTTAGAAAACGTTGTACTGAACAATGGGGTTCCTGATTATGATGACAATACCTTAACAGAAAACACGCGAGTTGCATATCCACTTGAGTTTATTCCAGGTGCAGTAATTCCAAGTGTTGGTGGTCATCCCAAAGTCATTGTATTTTTGACTGCAGACGCATTGGGCGTTTTACCTCCAATATCTAGACTGACAAAAGAAGGTGCAATGTATCATTTTATGTCAGGTTATACAAGTAAGTTGGCCGGAACTGAAAGAGGTATCAAAGAGCCAAAATCTGTCTTCTCAGAGTGTTTTGGAGCACCATTTATGCCTAGACCAGCTGCTGTTTATGCTAAACTTCTTGGAGAAAAAATCACCCAACACAATACAGTAGTTTATCTTGTCAATACAGGTTGGTCTGGCGGTCCATATGGGGTGGGAAAGAGAATCAAAATAAAATACAGTAGAGCCATGGTTACTGCAGCACTAACTGGAAAGCTAGACAATGTAAATTACAATCATGATCATTTGTTTAATTTGGATATTCCAACTGAAGTACCTGATGTTCCTCCAGAAATTTTAGATCCAAAAAATACATGGGAGGACAAAGAACTTTACAATTCATCTGCAAGAAAATTATCTGAGATGTTTGTAGAGAATTTCAAAAAATTCAAAAACGTTGCACCTGAAATACAAAATGCAGGTCCTAAACTCTAG
- a CDS encoding hypothetical protein (hypothetical protein Nmar_0375): protein MAFAVTGAFKAIEHKFDIVGIILLATITGVAGGTIRDIVLGQFPNSLSDPAYVVITVISGVGIFFLYSHLKKHWNLFLKFDAIGLGVFSIIGATFAYHLVGLNLLAIMLAGILTAVGGGILRDVIVSHTPIVFIKEFYISASFIGISVFYLMLYFGGELYSATVIGIVLTTVLRLVAMKFNWNLPKAKGSLD, encoded by the coding sequence ATGGCTTTTGCAGTCACTGGTGCATTCAAAGCAATTGAACACAAGTTCGATATTGTTGGAATTATACTTCTTGCAACAATTACTGGTGTTGCAGGAGGGACAATCAGGGATATTGTTTTAGGACAATTTCCAAATTCCTTATCAGATCCGGCATACGTAGTAATTACAGTAATCTCTGGCGTTGGCATCTTCTTTCTTTATTCCCATCTGAAAAAACACTGGAATCTATTTTTGAAGTTTGATGCAATCGGACTTGGAGTATTCTCAATTATCGGTGCCACATTTGCATATCATCTAGTTGGATTGAATCTTTTAGCTATAATGCTTGCAGGAATACTTACTGCAGTAGGTGGTGGTATACTCAGAGATGTTATTGTATCTCACACTCCTATTGTTTTTATCAAAGAGTTTTACATCTCTGCAAGCTTTATTGGAATTTCTGTTTTCTATCTGATGTTGTACTTTGGAGGAGAGTTGTACTCTGCAACAGTAATTGGAATAGTCCTTACCACCGTACTAAGACTAGTTGCAATGAAGTTTAACTGGAATTTGCCTAAAGCTAAAGGAAGTTTGGATTAA
- a CDS encoding hypothetical protein (hypothetical protein Nmar_0387): MLCILITIWLFCHLHCIGHVFQSLLRVHWWKLIRCPYISYLMELLVAYRDDPAGYNMAKFLSEKMTKDGEIYRGEYYDLLIIPTPAISADWLGEKYDYDGFVFLSKHAAESGVLALTCHSTGNFSDAKFGGNPKQVAIPHPFIQKKYLQVLWKNKSNFSDFQITIEATHHGPTALKKPAIFIEIGTTEKQWTDVSLCNSIASLVHQVMIEKIPSSPVAICFGGTHYPDKFTNEILDGKYSLGTVVPKHALENIDDDLFLHILEQNKMAKTALLDWGGMGPNKQKIVELLKDTDLEVIRL; this comes from the coding sequence GTGCTGTGTATACTCATCACGATCTGGCTTTTTTGCCATCTTCATTGTATTGGCCATGTTTTTCAAAGTCTGCTTCGGGTTCATTGGTGGAAATTAATAAGGTGTCCTTATATCTCTTATCTCATGGAATTGCTTGTAGCATACCGTGATGACCCTGCCGGCTACAATATGGCAAAATTTCTTTCAGAAAAAATGACAAAAGATGGCGAGATTTATCGAGGAGAATATTATGATTTACTGATAATTCCAACACCTGCAATCTCAGCTGACTGGCTAGGGGAAAAATATGATTATGATGGATTTGTATTTCTATCAAAACATGCAGCCGAGTCTGGAGTTTTAGCACTTACTTGCCACAGTACTGGAAATTTTTCAGATGCAAAGTTTGGAGGAAATCCAAAGCAGGTAGCAATACCTCATCCATTTATTCAAAAAAAATATCTTCAAGTGCTTTGGAAAAATAAATCTAATTTCTCAGATTTTCAAATTACAATTGAAGCCACTCACCATGGTCCAACCGCACTCAAAAAACCTGCAATATTTATTGAAATTGGAACTACAGAAAAGCAATGGACAGATGTATCTCTGTGCAATTCCATTGCTTCTCTAGTACATCAAGTAATGATTGAAAAAATCCCATCATCACCAGTCGCAATTTGTTTTGGAGGAACACACTATCCAGACAAATTTACAAATGAGATCCTAGATGGAAAATATTCTTTAGGAACTGTAGTCCCAAAGCATGCACTTGAAAATATAGATGATGATTTGTTTTTGCATATACTGGAGCAAAACAAAATGGCAAAGACTGCATTGCTTGATTGGGGGGGAATGGGTCCAAATAAGCAAAAAATAGTTGAACTTCTAAAAGATACTGATCTTGAGGTAATCAGACTTTGA
- a CDS encoding acidic ribosomal protein P0: MHENRTQYPKRKTVMYQQLIEMPKKYKVIALVKTEKVRASQLLPLRKALKGQVEFVCVKDRVAQKALEKSDIPGIKGISDELVGQCLFIFTNMSPFKLNVLLAKNKIMMAARGGDIASVDILVPAKNTGIAPGPMLTEFKEAGIPTKIDQGTIWIQKDTTPVKKGGVINEKLAALLGKLDIKPVEAGISLYTALEEGLKYTSAELVIDVEAVRNAFAQYHQEALSLSIEAAYVTKENINQILGKAAQQARSLSVESGFMTDDTKEQILQKANAQAQSLASKAKDYAPA, encoded by the coding sequence ATGCATGAGAATAGAACCCAATATCCAAAAAGAAAAACTGTAATGTATCAGCAATTAATTGAGATGCCAAAAAAATACAAAGTAATTGCACTTGTAAAGACAGAGAAAGTTAGAGCATCACAATTATTACCATTAAGAAAAGCACTCAAAGGACAAGTAGAGTTTGTTTGTGTCAAAGACAGAGTTGCACAAAAAGCATTAGAAAAATCAGATATTCCAGGAATCAAAGGAATCTCAGATGAATTAGTAGGTCAATGTCTTTTCATATTTACAAACATGTCACCATTTAAGCTAAACGTGTTATTGGCAAAAAACAAAATCATGATGGCAGCAAGAGGTGGAGACATTGCAAGTGTAGACATTTTAGTGCCAGCCAAAAATACAGGAATTGCACCAGGTCCAATGCTTACAGAATTCAAAGAAGCTGGAATTCCAACAAAAATTGATCAAGGGACAATTTGGATTCAAAAAGATACCACCCCAGTAAAGAAAGGCGGAGTAATCAATGAAAAATTAGCAGCACTTTTGGGTAAATTGGATATTAAACCAGTAGAGGCAGGAATTTCACTATACACAGCCTTGGAAGAAGGTCTAAAGTATACATCAGCAGAATTAGTAATTGATGTAGAAGCTGTCAGAAATGCATTTGCACAATATCACCAAGAAGCATTATCACTATCAATTGAAGCAGCATATGTCACCAAAGAAAACATCAACCAAATTTTGGGCAAGGCAGCACAACAGGCACGTTCATTATCAGTAGAATCAGGATTCATGACAGATGATACAAAAGAGCAAATATTACAAAAAGCCAATGCTCAAGCACAGTCTCTTGCAAGTAAAGCTAAAGACTACGCTCCTGCTTAA
- a CDS encoding AsnC family transcription regulator, giving the protein MKLLFELTKDGSISVPVLSKKLGINASVLYSRIKRLMKKKLIKKFTIVVDDTLLGVGVKASVGVNRDPKYKDAIHKKMLETPEVVSISEVTGRFDIIIKVYAKNLEALHSIVIEKIGKIDGILNTETFVELQKTDKDPAYLML; this is encoded by the coding sequence ATGAAGCTGCTATTTGAATTAACTAAAGACGGCTCCATTTCTGTTCCTGTGCTGTCAAAAAAACTTGGAATCAACGCATCTGTTTTGTATAGCAGGATAAAGCGATTGATGAAGAAAAAATTAATCAAAAAATTTACTATAGTTGTAGATGACACTCTTTTGGGAGTAGGTGTCAAGGCCTCAGTTGGAGTTAACCGAGACCCAAAATACAAAGATGCTATTCACAAAAAAATGCTAGAAACACCAGAAGTAGTATCTATCTCTGAAGTGACTGGCAGATTTGATATTATCATAAAGGTTTATGCCAAAAATCTAGAGGCACTCCACTCTATAGTTATTGAGAAAATTGGAAAAATAGATGGAATCCTAAACACGGAAACCTTTGTAGAGTTACAAAAAACGGATAAAGATCCTGCTTATCTAATGCTTTAG
- a CDS encoding NusG antitermination factor has product MSEEIKSHLFAIRTTGGQEKIVMRLLEAKANTNKLNIQSVLLVDNLKGYVVIEAINPSDAYMAVEGVRHIRGQLRGELEFKDIEGYLVKKSTVSQLGVDDVIEITGGPFKGMKATITRIDVDKEEATVVLLDASYQLPVTVDANYLKLSSES; this is encoded by the coding sequence ATGTCAGAAGAAATTAAATCGCATCTTTTTGCAATCAGAACCACAGGAGGTCAAGAGAAGATAGTCATGAGACTATTAGAAGCAAAAGCTAACACTAACAAATTAAACATTCAATCGGTCTTACTAGTAGATAATCTAAAAGGATATGTCGTAATTGAGGCAATTAATCCAAGTGATGCATACATGGCAGTAGAAGGTGTCAGACACATTCGCGGACAACTTAGAGGAGAATTAGAGTTTAAAGACATTGAAGGATATCTAGTAAAGAAATCTACAGTTTCGCAATTAGGAGTAGACGATGTAATTGAGATAACAGGGGGTCCATTCAAGGGAATGAAGGCCACAATCACCAGAATAGACGTAGATAAGGAAGAGGCAACAGTAGTTTTACTGGATGCATCTTACCAACTACCTGTAACTGTAGATGCTAACTATCTAAAACTGTCAAGTGAGTCTTAG
- a CDS encoding transposase yields MIHTESGWTCECPDHIFRHTCCKHIHAVEISIKLREQVRKQNTVTIEEIEFSNCPHCKSDNYIKKGVRHNQAGDIQRYFCNDCSKWFILNLGFERMKATPKAISSAMQLYFTGESLRNVQKFLRLQGVEVSHQTVYNWIQKYTNLMKKYLDTITPQVGDTWRADEVYVKIRGELKYVFSLMDDQTRFWIAQEVADRKQGHDASGLLRQGKEITGTKPKVFITDGLPSYAIASKKEFWSRERESRTTHIRHIHIQKDMNNNKMERLNGEFRDREKVARGLKKDESPLIDGYQLYHNFIRPHMALNGKTPSEVCGITVNGENKWKTLIQNSSSMKVTE; encoded by the coding sequence GTGATTCACACAGAATCAGGCTGGACTTGCGAATGTCCAGACCACATTTTTAGACATACTTGCTGTAAGCACATTCACGCAGTAGAAATTTCAATCAAGCTTAGAGAACAAGTAAGAAAACAAAACACAGTAACAATCGAGGAAATAGAATTTTCAAACTGTCCTCACTGCAAGTCTGATAACTATATCAAAAAAGGAGTAAGACACAACCAAGCTGGAGACATTCAGAGATACTTTTGTAATGACTGTTCAAAATGGTTTATCCTAAATCTAGGATTTGAAAGAATGAAAGCAACCCCAAAAGCTATCTCATCAGCTATGCAACTTTACTTTACAGGTGAATCATTAAGAAATGTCCAAAAGTTCTTGAGATTACAAGGCGTTGAGGTATCACACCAAACAGTCTACAACTGGATTCAAAAATACACCAACTTGATGAAAAAATATCTAGATACCATAACTCCACAAGTAGGCGATACTTGGCGTGCAGATGAAGTATATGTGAAAATTCGTGGAGAATTGAAATACGTATTTTCACTAATGGACGATCAAACTAGATTTTGGATAGCCCAAGAAGTAGCAGATAGAAAACAAGGTCATGACGCAAGCGGATTGCTAAGACAAGGAAAAGAAATTACTGGAACTAAACCAAAAGTGTTCATTACTGATGGATTGCCATCTTATGCTATTGCCTCAAAAAAGGAATTTTGGTCTAGGGAAAGAGAATCAAGGACTACCCATATTCGTCATATTCACATTCAAAAAGATATGAATAATAACAAGATGGAAAGACTTAACGGAGAATTTAGAGATAGAGAGAAAGTGGCAAGGGGATTGAAAAAAGATGAATCTCCACTAATTGATGGCTATCAGTTATATCATAATTTCATCAGACCACATATGGCACTAAATGGAAAGACACCAAGTGAGGTTTGTGGGATTACTGTTAATGGAGAAAATAAATGGAAAACTCTAATTCAAAATTCATCAAGTATGAAAGTAACAGAATAA